The following proteins are encoded in a genomic region of Mycobacterium sp. 155:
- a CDS encoding DUF721 family protein — MSDDDAAEDGATVPPEHLAGLRGMDLVRRTLEEARGAARSQGKDVGRGRTAPVRRVAGGARSRRSWSGPGPDRRDPQLLGVASQDLARSRGWSTQVSEGAVFGRWRAVVGDQIADHANPTGLNDGVLTVSAESTAWATQLRMVQAQLLAKIAAAVGDGVVKSLKIVGPVGPSWRKGPRSVPGRGPRDTYG; from the coding sequence ATGAGTGACGATGATGCGGCTGAGGACGGTGCCACTGTCCCCCCGGAACACCTGGCCGGGCTGCGTGGGATGGACTTGGTTCGACGCACGCTCGAGGAGGCCCGCGGCGCGGCGCGCAGTCAAGGCAAGGATGTCGGCCGGGGCCGCACCGCACCAGTACGCCGCGTGGCCGGCGGTGCGCGGTCGCGGCGGAGCTGGTCGGGTCCCGGTCCTGACCGCCGGGATCCGCAGCTACTCGGCGTGGCATCGCAGGACCTCGCCAGATCCCGCGGTTGGTCGACACAGGTGTCCGAAGGTGCCGTGTTCGGACGGTGGCGCGCAGTGGTCGGGGACCAGATCGCCGATCATGCGAATCCCACCGGCCTCAACGACGGGGTATTGACGGTGTCGGCAGAGTCAACAGCGTGGGCGACCCAGCTACGGATGGTGCAGGCTCAGTTGCTGGCCAAGATTGCGGCTGCGGTGGGCGACGGTGTGGTGAAGTCTCTGAAAATCGTCGGTCCGGTGGGTCCGTCCTGGCGCAAGGGTCCGCGTAGCGTCCCCGGTCGCGGCCCGAGGGACACGTACGGCTGA
- the recF gene encoding DNA replication/repair protein RecF encodes MYARHLALTDFRSWAHADVELEPGRTVFVGPNGFGKTNLIEALWYSATLGSHRVSTDAPLIRSTAERAIVSAIVVNDARELAVDLEITTGRANKARLNRSPVRSPREILGVLRAVLFSPEDLALVRGDPSERRRYLDELATTCRPAIAGVRADYDKVVRQRTALLKTAAAARYRGDSNVLSTLEVWDGHLAAHGAALIAARVKLVEQLHPEVQKAYQLLAPSSRPATIRYRSAIEAIENAPGPETEKFYEAALLDALARRRDAELERGVCLVGPHRDDLELRLGDQPAKGFASHGESWSMALALRLGAYELLRADGAEPVLLLDDVFAELDAARRRALAGVAATAEQVLITAAVEEDIPEDEDVRRIEIRMIDGEDGRISVVQQ; translated from the coding sequence GTGTACGCCCGGCATCTGGCCCTGACCGATTTTCGGTCCTGGGCTCACGCCGATGTGGAGCTTGAGCCGGGCCGCACCGTGTTCGTCGGGCCGAATGGCTTTGGTAAGACGAACTTGATTGAGGCGCTGTGGTATTCGGCGACGCTCGGATCGCACCGCGTGTCCACCGATGCACCGTTGATCAGGTCGACCGCTGAGCGCGCCATCGTGTCGGCCATCGTCGTCAATGATGCGCGAGAACTGGCGGTCGATCTCGAGATCACCACCGGGAGGGCGAACAAGGCCCGGCTCAACCGCTCTCCGGTGCGGAGTCCGCGCGAAATCCTCGGTGTGCTGCGGGCTGTGTTGTTCAGTCCGGAGGATCTGGCGCTGGTTCGTGGCGATCCGAGTGAGCGGCGACGCTACCTCGATGAGCTCGCGACCACTTGTCGTCCGGCCATCGCCGGGGTGCGGGCCGACTACGACAAGGTGGTCAGGCAACGCACCGCATTGCTGAAAACCGCTGCGGCAGCGCGTTATCGCGGTGACAGTAATGTTCTGAGCACGCTCGAGGTCTGGGACGGGCATTTGGCCGCGCACGGTGCGGCACTCATCGCGGCGCGGGTGAAGCTCGTCGAGCAACTGCATCCCGAGGTGCAGAAGGCGTACCAACTGTTGGCGCCGTCGTCGCGCCCGGCGACCATCCGATATCGCAGTGCGATCGAAGCCATTGAAAATGCGCCCGGCCCGGAGACCGAAAAGTTCTACGAGGCTGCGCTGCTCGACGCACTGGCCCGGCGCCGTGACGCCGAACTGGAGCGCGGGGTGTGCCTCGTCGGCCCGCACCGTGACGATCTCGAGTTACGGCTCGGCGATCAGCCCGCGAAAGGCTTTGCCAGCCACGGTGAATCGTGGTCGATGGCGTTGGCGCTGCGGCTCGGGGCCTACGAATTGTTGCGTGCCGACGGCGCGGAGCCGGTGCTGCTACTGGATGACGTCTTTGCTGAGTTGGACGCGGCACGGCGGCGTGCGCTCGCCGGCGTCGCCGCCACTGCCGAACAGGTGCTCATCACCGCCGCGGTGGAGGAAGATATTCCAGAGGACGAGGATGTCCGCCGTATCGAGATCCGAATGATCGACGGTGAGGACGGCCGTATTTCGGTGGTGCAGCAATGA
- the gnd gene encoding phosphogluconate dehydrogenase (NAD(+)-dependent, decarboxylating), translating to MQLGLIGLGKMGFNMRERLREGGHEVIGYDPRPEVSDVASLTDLAAALSAPRVVWVMVPSGTITNDTIKSLADVLSPGDLVIDGGNSRYTDDELHAKLLGEKGISFIDAGVSGGVWGLTEGYGLMVGGSDADVARAMPIFDTLRPAGEIADGFVHAGPVGAGHYAKMVHNGIEYGLMHAYAEGYELLAAEKLIKNPQAVIQAWTNGTVVRSWLQELLAKALKEDPGFDDITGYTEDSGEGRWTVEEAIHHRVPMPVIAAALFARFASRQEDSPTMKAVAALRNQFGGHAVQRISESG from the coding sequence ATGCAATTGGGGTTGATCGGCCTGGGCAAGATGGGCTTCAACATGCGGGAGCGGCTCCGCGAGGGTGGCCACGAGGTCATCGGTTACGACCCGCGCCCCGAGGTCAGCGACGTGGCGAGCCTCACCGACCTGGCGGCCGCGTTGAGCGCGCCTCGCGTGGTGTGGGTCATGGTGCCGTCCGGAACGATTACGAACGACACCATCAAGTCGCTGGCTGATGTATTGAGCCCCGGCGATCTGGTGATAGACGGCGGCAACTCGCGTTACACCGATGATGAACTGCACGCGAAACTGTTGGGCGAGAAGGGTATTTCGTTCATCGACGCCGGGGTGTCCGGCGGCGTGTGGGGCTTGACCGAAGGCTACGGGCTGATGGTCGGTGGTAGCGATGCCGACGTGGCCAGGGCGATGCCGATCTTCGACACATTGCGGCCGGCCGGTGAGATCGCCGACGGATTCGTGCACGCCGGGCCGGTGGGCGCCGGGCATTACGCCAAGATGGTGCACAACGGTATCGAGTACGGGCTGATGCACGCCTACGCCGAAGGCTATGAACTGCTGGCTGCTGAGAAGCTCATCAAGAATCCACAGGCCGTCATCCAGGCTTGGACCAATGGCACAGTAGTGCGCTCGTGGTTGCAGGAGCTGCTGGCCAAGGCCCTCAAGGAAGATCCCGGTTTCGACGACATCACCGGCTACACAGAGGATTCCGGTGAAGGCAGGTGGACCGTCGAAGAGGCCATCCACCACCGGGTACCGATGCCGGTGATCGCCGCAGCGCTGTTCGCGCGGTTCGCCTCGAGGCAGGAGGACTCCCCCACCATGAAAGCGGTGGCAGCGCTGCGTAACCAGTTCGGTGGTCACGCGGTTCAGAGGATCAGCGAGTCCGGGTGA
- the dnaN gene encoding DNA polymerase III subunit beta, translated as MSTTTAGLTDLKFRVVREDFADAVAWVARNLPSRPTIPVLAGVLLTGTDDGLTISGFDYEVSAEVRVAAEIASPGSVLVSGRLLSDITKALPGKPVDVSVEGTRAALTCGSARFSLPTLAVEDYPALPALPDETGVVAADLFAEAIGQVAVAAGRDDTLPMLTGIRVEISGESVVLAATDRFRLAVRELTWVATAADVETAVLVPAKTLAEAAKAGTDGTEVHLSLGSGPSVGKDGLLGIRSNGKRSTTRLLDAEFPKFRQLLPTEHTAVATIGVAELTEAIKRVALVADRGAQIRMEFADDVLRLSAGADDVGRAEEDLPVSFVGEPLTIAFNPTYLTDGLGSLRSERVTFGFTTPSRPAVLRPAGDDDGTGGGGPFPAAHTDYVYLLMPVRLPG; from the coding sequence GTGTCGACGACTACGGCTGGGCTGACCGACCTGAAGTTTCGCGTGGTGCGCGAGGACTTCGCGGACGCGGTGGCCTGGGTGGCCCGTAACCTGCCGAGCCGGCCCACCATCCCGGTGCTGGCCGGTGTGCTGCTCACCGGTACCGATGACGGTCTGACCATCTCGGGATTCGACTACGAAGTTTCGGCCGAGGTCCGGGTTGCCGCCGAAATAGCTTCTCCGGGAAGCGTTTTGGTATCTGGTCGGCTGCTCTCCGATATCACCAAGGCGCTGCCGGGCAAGCCCGTCGACGTCAGCGTCGAGGGCACCCGCGCCGCCCTGACGTGCGGAAGTGCTCGGTTCTCCCTGCCGACGTTGGCAGTCGAGGACTACCCTGCGCTGCCCGCGCTACCCGACGAGACCGGTGTGGTCGCGGCCGACCTCTTTGCCGAGGCCATCGGACAGGTCGCGGTCGCTGCGGGCCGCGATGACACCTTGCCGATGCTGACTGGCATTCGCGTCGAAATCTCAGGCGAATCAGTAGTTTTGGCGGCTACCGACAGATTCCGGCTGGCAGTGCGGGAGCTGACCTGGGTGGCCACGGCGGCCGACGTCGAGACCGCGGTGTTGGTACCGGCCAAGACGCTGGCCGAGGCGGCCAAAGCCGGCACCGATGGCACCGAGGTGCACCTGTCGCTCGGATCCGGACCATCAGTCGGCAAAGACGGGTTGCTGGGCATTCGCAGCAATGGCAAGCGCAGCACCACGCGCCTGCTCGACGCGGAATTTCCGAAGTTCCGCCAGCTGCTGCCCACCGAGCACACGGCGGTAGCCACCATCGGCGTGGCGGAGCTGACCGAGGCCATCAAGCGCGTGGCGCTGGTGGCCGATCGGGGCGCGCAGATCCGCATGGAGTTCGCCGACGACGTGCTGCGCCTTTCGGCGGGCGCCGACGATGTCGGCAGGGCTGAAGAAGATCTTCCCGTGTCGTTCGTGGGTGAGCCGCTGACGATTGCGTTCAACCCGACATACCTGACCGACGGACTGGGCTCGTTGCGTTCAGAACGTGTGACATTCGGATTTACGACACCCAGCCGTCCCGCAGTGTTGCGCCCGGCGGGCGACGATGATGGAACCGGTGGAGGTGGCCCATTCCCGGCCGCCCACACCGATTACGTCTACCTGTTGATGCCGGTCCGCCTTCCTGGCTGA
- the dnaA gene encoding chromosomal replication initiator protein DnaA, producing the protein MTADPDPPFVSIWNDVVAELNGDTTPQQRAWLKLVQPLVITEGFALLSVPTPFVQNEIERHLREPIVSALSRRLGQRVELGVRIATPSPPEEIDIPDSHLEPATAEVDEVDDDRAARVNVEESWPTYFSNPQPSAAATDANAVNLNRRYTFDTFVIGASNRFAHAATLAIAEAPARAYNPLFIWGESGLGKTHLLHAAGNYAQRLFPGMRVKYVSTEEFTNDFINSLRDDRKATFKRSYRDIDILLVDDIQFIEGKEGIQEEFFHTFNTLHNANKQIVISSDRPPKQLATLEDRLRTRFEWGLITDVQPPELETRIAILRKKAQMDRLDVPDDVLELIASSIDRNIRELEGALIRVTAFASLNKTRIDKSLAEVVLRDLIADPTTMQISAAAIMAATAEYFETTVEELRGPGKTRALAQSRQIAMYLCRELTDLSLPKIGQAFGRDHTTVMYAEKKIRGEMAERREVFDHVKELTTRIRQRAKR; encoded by the coding sequence ATGACCGCTGACCCCGACCCGCCCTTCGTCTCGATCTGGAACGACGTCGTTGCCGAACTCAACGGCGACACAACCCCTCAGCAAAGAGCCTGGCTCAAGCTCGTGCAGCCGCTGGTCATCACCGAGGGGTTTGCTCTGCTGTCGGTTCCGACGCCTTTCGTCCAGAATGAGATCGAACGTCACCTGCGCGAACCTATCGTCTCAGCACTGAGCCGCCGGCTCGGGCAGCGAGTCGAACTCGGCGTCCGGATCGCGACCCCGAGCCCGCCGGAGGAAATCGACATCCCCGACAGCCACCTCGAGCCGGCCACGGCCGAAGTCGACGAGGTCGACGATGACCGAGCGGCTCGCGTCAATGTCGAGGAAAGCTGGCCTACCTACTTCAGCAACCCGCAGCCGAGCGCCGCTGCAACCGATGCCAACGCAGTCAACCTGAATCGGCGCTACACGTTCGACACCTTCGTCATCGGGGCGTCCAACCGGTTCGCCCATGCCGCGACGCTCGCGATCGCCGAGGCGCCGGCCCGGGCCTACAACCCGCTGTTCATCTGGGGTGAATCCGGCCTCGGCAAGACCCATCTGCTGCACGCCGCGGGTAACTATGCCCAACGTCTCTTTCCTGGCATGCGCGTCAAGTACGTCTCCACCGAAGAATTCACCAACGACTTCATCAACTCGCTGCGCGACGATCGCAAGGCGACGTTCAAACGCAGTTACCGCGACATCGACATCCTCCTGGTCGACGACATCCAGTTCATCGAAGGCAAAGAAGGCATCCAGGAAGAGTTCTTCCATACCTTCAACACGCTGCACAACGCGAACAAACAGATCGTGATCTCGTCCGATCGGCCCCCCAAGCAGTTGGCCACCCTCGAAGACCGGTTGCGTACGCGGTTCGAGTGGGGCCTGATCACCGACGTCCAGCCTCCCGAGCTGGAAACTCGCATCGCGATTCTGCGCAAAAAAGCCCAGATGGATCGTCTCGATGTGCCCGATGACGTTCTCGAACTCATCGCCAGCAGCATCGACCGCAACATTCGTGAGCTCGAGGGCGCGCTGATTCGCGTGACGGCGTTCGCCTCGCTCAACAAGACCCGGATCGACAAGTCACTGGCGGAAGTCGTGCTGCGCGATCTGATCGCCGACCCCACCACCATGCAGATCAGTGCGGCCGCCATCATGGCCGCCACCGCGGAGTACTTCGAAACCACCGTCGAGGAACTGCGTGGGCCGGGAAAGACCAGGGCTCTGGCGCAGTCCCGGCAGATTGCCATGTATCTGTGCCGTGAACTCACCGATCTCTCGCTGCCGAAGATAGGGCAGGCGTTCGGTCGCGACCACACCACGGTGATGTACGCCGAGAAGAAGATCCGGGGCGAGATGGCCGAGCGACGCGAGGTTTTCGATCACGTCAAGGAACTCACCACCCGTATCCGCCAGCGCGCCAAGCGCTGA
- the rpmH gene encoding 50S ribosomal protein L34 has protein sequence MAKGKRTFQPNNRRRARVHGFRLRMRTRAGRAIVSSRRSKGRRSLTA, from the coding sequence GTGGCCAAGGGCAAGCGGACCTTCCAGCCGAACAACCGCCGTCGTGCGCGGGTGCATGGTTTCCGGCTGCGCATGCGGACCCGTGCCGGTCGCGCCATCGTCTCCAGCCGCCGTAGTAAGGGCCGTCGTTCGCTCACTGCGTGA
- the rnpA gene encoding ribonuclease P protein component, whose translation MLPAQNRMRRSAEFGATVSRGVRVAQPDVVVHALRDDLDASGPRIGLVVSKSIGNAVERHRVSRRLRHAARTVLPRLEPTDRVVIRARPSCREALSAHLERQLTAALERATVRLGTAS comes from the coding sequence GTGCTTCCGGCTCAGAACCGGATGAGGCGGTCCGCGGAATTCGGTGCCACCGTCAGTCGCGGTGTGCGCGTAGCACAACCGGATGTGGTGGTGCACGCGTTGCGTGACGACTTGGACGCCAGTGGACCGCGGATCGGCCTGGTGGTCTCAAAATCCATCGGTAACGCCGTAGAGCGGCACCGGGTGTCGCGCCGTCTCCGGCACGCTGCCCGTACGGTGCTGCCTCGCCTCGAGCCCACCGATCGCGTGGTCATCCGGGCGCGGCCGAGTTGCCGAGAGGCCCTGTCTGCGCATTTGGAACGTCAACTCACCGCCGCTCTGGAGCGAGCCACAGTACGGCTCGGTACGGCTTCATGA
- the yidD gene encoding membrane protein insertion efficiency factor YidD gives MIRRASKGAARAVIFLIQLYRHMLSPLRLPTCRFTPTCSQYAVDALTEYGLFYGGWLAMVRLLKCGPWHRGGWDPIPERRNADAVRDGRNESYV, from the coding sequence ATGATCCGGCGGGCAAGTAAAGGTGCGGCCCGCGCTGTGATCTTTTTGATCCAGCTCTACCGACACATGCTCTCGCCACTGCGCTTGCCCACTTGCCGGTTCACCCCGACGTGTAGCCAGTACGCCGTGGACGCACTCACTGAGTACGGCCTGTTCTATGGCGGCTGGCTGGCGATGGTTCGACTGCTGAAATGCGGGCCGTGGCATCGGGGAGGATGGGATCCGATACCGGAGCGCCGAAACGCTGATGCCGTCCGAGATGGCAGAAACGAGTCCTATGTTTAA
- the yidC gene encoding membrane protein insertase YidC, with product MAETSPMFNWFSLDIIYYPVSAIMWVWYKAFSFVLGPSNFFAWALSVMFLVFTLRAILYKPFVKQIRTTRQMQELQPQIKALQKKYGKDRQRMALEMQKLQKEHGFNPILGCLPMLAQVPVFLGLFHVLRSFNRTVGGFGQVHMSVAENRATGNYVFSPTDVGHFLDANLFGAPLGATMVQTTGLDAFTVFNRPAVIAVGVPIMILAGIATYFNSRASVARQTPEAAANPQTAMMNKLALYVFPFGVVAGGPFLPLAIILYWFSNNIWTFGQQHYVFGLIEKEEEAKKVEAMERRAANAPAPGAKPSRSRKAESNSADDEPEGTATELTESTGDGSAAGSTEDAAGRTPKPGARSKKRKR from the coding sequence ATGGCAGAAACGAGTCCTATGTTTAATTGGTTCAGTCTCGACATCATCTATTACCCGGTGTCGGCCATCATGTGGGTCTGGTACAAGGCGTTCTCCTTCGTCCTGGGGCCGTCGAACTTCTTCGCCTGGGCGCTGTCGGTGATGTTCTTGGTGTTCACCCTGCGCGCGATCCTGTACAAGCCGTTCGTCAAGCAAATCCGCACGACGCGGCAGATGCAGGAGTTGCAACCGCAGATCAAGGCGCTCCAGAAGAAGTACGGCAAGGACCGCCAGCGGATGGCCCTGGAGATGCAGAAGTTACAGAAGGAGCACGGGTTCAACCCGATCCTCGGCTGTCTGCCGATGCTGGCGCAGGTGCCGGTGTTCCTCGGGTTGTTCCATGTGCTGCGGTCGTTCAACCGGACAGTGGGCGGATTCGGTCAGGTGCACATGTCGGTGGCCGAGAACCGGGCCACGGGCAACTATGTGTTCAGCCCGACCGACGTGGGGCACTTCCTGGATGCCAACCTGTTCGGTGCACCCCTGGGCGCGACGATGGTGCAGACCACGGGTCTGGATGCTTTCACTGTCTTCAACCGACCGGCGGTGATCGCGGTTGGCGTACCGATCATGATCCTGGCCGGTATTGCGACTTACTTCAACAGCCGGGCGTCGGTGGCGCGGCAGACTCCTGAGGCGGCGGCCAACCCGCAGACCGCGATGATGAACAAGCTGGCGTTGTACGTGTTCCCGTTCGGCGTCGTCGCCGGCGGACCGTTCCTGCCGCTCGCGATCATCCTGTACTGGTTCTCGAACAACATCTGGACGTTTGGTCAGCAGCACTACGTGTTCGGATTGATCGAGAAGGAAGAGGAAGCCAAGAAGGTCGAGGCGATGGAGCGGCGGGCGGCCAATGCGCCGGCGCCGGGAGCCAAGCCCAGTCGATCGCGTAAGGCCGAGTCGAATTCGGCAGATGACGAGCCGGAGGGTACGGCGACCGAACTGACCGAAAGCACGGGCGATGGTAGTGCAGCGGGCTCGACGGAGGATGCGGCCGGCCGCACTCCGAAGCCCGGCGCGCGCTCCAAGAAGCGGAAGCGTTGA
- a CDS encoding R3H domain-containing nucleic acid-binding protein, with product MTDAQTTDAGLEPEAPRTTPSADDLEERLVAEGEIAGDYLEELLDLLDFDGDIDLDVEGDRAVVSIDGGSDLNKLVGRKGEVLDALQELTRLAVHQKTGERSRLMLDIARWRRRRRDELAALGDKVARRVLESGQREELAPMTPFERKIVHDAVAAVEGVRSESEGVEPSRRVVVLLG from the coding sequence ATGACGGACGCACAGACCACCGATGCCGGCCTCGAGCCAGAGGCTCCGCGGACAACACCATCGGCGGACGATCTCGAAGAGCGACTGGTCGCCGAAGGCGAGATCGCCGGCGACTATCTCGAAGAGCTGCTCGATCTGCTCGACTTCGATGGTGACATCGATCTCGATGTGGAGGGTGATCGTGCGGTCGTGAGTATCGACGGCGGGAGCGACTTGAACAAGCTCGTCGGCCGCAAAGGCGAGGTGTTGGACGCGTTGCAGGAGTTGACCCGGCTGGCCGTGCATCAGAAGACCGGCGAGCGCAGTCGACTGATGCTCGACATCGCGCGGTGGCGTCGGCGGCGGCGCGATGAACTGGCCGCGCTGGGCGACAAGGTGGCCCGCCGGGTGCTGGAGAGCGGCCAGCGCGAGGAACTCGCGCCGATGACTCCGTTCGAACGGAAGATCGTGCACGACGCGGTTGCGGCCGTGGAGGGTGTGCGTAGCGAGAGCGAGGGCGTCGAGCCGTCGCGTCGCGTCGTTGTACTGCTCGGCTGA